From a single Paenibacillus sp. FSL R5-0345 genomic region:
- the mglC gene encoding galactose/methyl galactoside ABC transporter permease MglC, whose protein sequence is MNVKRTQTFITQNAIYIVLVLLIMGIALYEPAFISVNTLRDILIQSSTRIIIALGVAFILITAGTDLSAGRVVGFTAVISASMLQIPDYSRRFFPDLPQVQVWLPILIAIIAGLLCGLINGIVVSKLHVPPFIATLGTMVIVYGLNSLYFDMDPNQSQPIGGLRPDFTKIGSGFIGSGQYSIPYIVLIALGVAAIVWVVFNKTKLGKNMYAIGGNMQAAKVSGIDVSKNLIYIYAIAGALYGLAGVLEAARTGGATNNYGNMYELDAIAACVVGGVSTTGGIGTVPGVLVGVIIFTLINYGLTFIGISPYYQLIIKGLIIIAAVAFDMRKYSSKK, encoded by the coding sequence ATGAACGTTAAAAGAACTCAAACCTTTATTACGCAAAATGCCATTTATATTGTATTGGTACTTCTGATTATGGGTATTGCTTTATACGAACCGGCCTTTATCTCTGTAAATACTTTACGTGACATATTAATCCAATCGTCCACGCGGATTATTATCGCGCTTGGTGTTGCCTTTATCCTTATTACGGCAGGTACTGACTTGTCTGCTGGGCGTGTGGTTGGTTTCACGGCAGTTATCTCTGCCTCCATGCTGCAAATTCCGGACTATTCCCGGCGCTTTTTCCCTGATCTGCCGCAGGTGCAAGTATGGCTTCCAATCCTTATAGCTATTATAGCTGGTCTTCTCTGCGGACTCATAAACGGTATTGTCGTTTCCAAACTGCATGTTCCCCCGTTTATAGCAACACTAGGCACGATGGTTATCGTTTATGGTTTAAACTCACTGTACTTCGATATGGACCCTAACCAATCTCAGCCGATTGGCGGTCTGCGTCCTGATTTCACTAAAATCGGTTCTGGCTTTATAGGAAGCGGCCAATATTCAATTCCGTATATCGTGCTGATAGCCTTGGGGGTCGCCGCCATTGTGTGGGTGGTATTCAATAAAACCAAGCTGGGTAAGAACATGTATGCGATTGGCGGAAATATGCAGGCAGCTAAAGTATCCGGTATCGATGTTTCCAAGAATCTGATTTATATCTATGCAATTGCTGGTGCCCTTTATGGTCTGGCAGGTGTTCTGGAAGCTGCTAGAACAGGTGGAGCAACAAATAACTACGGTAACATGTATGAGCTTGATGCCATTGCAGCTTGCGTAGTGGGTGGTGTATCTACAACCGGGGGTATCGGTACTGTACCGGGTGTTCTAGTGGGGGTTATCATCTTTACTCTCATTAACTACGGTCTGACCTTTATCGGTATTAGCCCGTACTATCAATTAATTATCAAAGGTTTGATCATCATAGCCGCGGTCGCATTTGATATGCGGAAGTACTCTTCGAAGAAGTAG